TGAGGGTGTTGTGGTGACAAGATGGACAATTCTTGCTAGCTATGACCTATCATTTCTTGAGACGAAAACATGATGGAAAGCTTTATGAGTTTATACAAAGGGTAAAACCCATTAAGTTGGTAGTTTTGTATTTCCACAAGCCAGAAAACACAATATGCGTACCTGCCTCCACAACAAAGACCTACATCATCAACATATATGTACTGTACAGAAGCTTTATGGATCTGATTATGTGGAGCGACATAATACATTTCTTAGCATAACAACAGTGAATATATGTGTAGAATTCCCATTTGAAATTGTATGTCATGGTAGATACACACACGGTGAATTTCCATTTGAAACTGTGTGTCATGGTAGATACACACGGTGCCAATTCACATCCACTCCATTTTTTCATGATTTGTTTATGACTTTTAGGATTTAGGATTTTCTCCCATTGCTTTGGAGAACTAGTAGCATATGTAGATGAGAACTCGAGAAGTTTGTATAAAATGATTTTCACAGAACTACTCATAAATGTTAAGCCACTTTGGCAAGCCGGTGTGTCTATGATAGATCATATACATGGCTAGGTGCTAGTGCTACAGAATATATTTTTTATTTCACACAAGCGGATATTCTAAACGCAACTAGTGAGAGAAAAAAAACACTGGAATAGGTAGAATAATGCACAACAGAAGCTCTACAAATATATGGTTTTAGATGAAAATTCCCTTTTATATACCTCATAGCACTATTCTAAACGCAACTAGTGAGAGAGAAAAAACACTGGAATAGGTAGAATAATGCACAACAGAAGCTCTACAAATATATGGTTTTAGATGAAAATTCCCTTTTATATACCTCATAGCACCAACATCGTGCAACATTTCTTATGGTATAACCACCACCACCAAGCAGCAACACTGGAACATTGAAGGACCTCATGAATCTCACGCACTCTGCGTGCCCCTTAATGGATAGGTTGAAGCAGCCCAACCTGTCACCGGATAAGGAATCTGCTCCACACTGGAGTACCACCGCGCCGGGGCGGAAAATCTCCATAACTTTACCCATGATCGGCTTGAACAACGATTGATAGCTCTCGTCGTCGATGCCGTCATCCAACGGGACATTCAGGGAATAATACTTCCCCTTGGAGTGCCCAACGTCACGAATGTCTCCTGTCCCTGGGAAATAATCCCCAAACTTGTGGAATGAGACAGTCATCACCCTGTCCGTGGTGTAAAACGCCTCCTCCACGCCGTCCCCATGGTGAATATCGATATCGACATACAGAACACGCTGTAAACACGAattattgattaacatgttaagaTAACATGATTTTGCAAAATTGAGGGGAACAAGGGTGATAGATTACATAAGAAGGCAGGGCACATACCTGGTGGTATTTGAGGAGCTCGAGGATGGCGAGGACGATGTCGTTGACGTAGCAGAAGCCGGAGGCCTCGCACTTCTTGGCGTGGTGGAGGCCGCCGGCCCAGTTGATGGCGATGTCGTGGCCGTGGTTGAGCTTGACGGCGCCCCCGACGGAGCCGCCGGCGTAGGTCTGGCAGAAGCTGTAGAGGCCGTCGAAGACGGGGCAGTCCTCGCCGACGTTGAAGCGCTTGAGGGCGCGGATCTGGTCCTGCTGCGTCTCCGGGGTGACGGAGCGGAGGAAGGAGACGTAGTCGTCGGCGTGGAAGCGGCAGAGGTCGCGGTCGCGGGCGGGGTGCGGCTTGAGCACCTGCATCTCGTCGAGGAGGCCGTAGTGGGCGAGCAGGGCGTGGGTCATGCGGATGCGGTGCGGCTTCATCGGGTGGCCCTGCCCGTA
The sequence above is drawn from the Triticum aestivum cultivar Chinese Spring chromosome 7A, IWGSC CS RefSeq v2.1, whole genome shotgun sequence genome and encodes:
- the LOC123148078 gene encoding histone deacetylase 1, whose protein sequence is MDISAGGGGNSLPTTGADGSKRRVCYFYDAEVGNYYYGQGHPMKPHRIRMTHALLAHYGLLDEMQVLKPHPARDRDLCRFHADDYVSFLRSVTPETQQDQIRALKRFNVGEDCPVFDGLYSFCQTYAGGSVGGAVKLNHGHDIAINWAGGLHHAKKCEASGFCYVNDIVLAILELLKYHQRVLYVDIDIHHGDGVEEAFYTTDRVMTVSFHKFGDYFPGTGDIRDVGHSKGKYYSLNVPLDDGIDDESYQSLFKPIMGKVMEIFRPGAVVLQCGADSLSGDRLGCFNLSIKGHAECVRFMRSFNVPVLLLGGGGYTIRNVARCWCYETGVALGHELTDKMPLNEYYEYFGPDYTLHVAPSNMENKNTHRHLDEIRSRLLENLTKLRHAPSVQFQERPPEAEQPEQDEDQENPDERHHADSDVEMDDAKPLEDSERRTSTQGARVKRESAETEVTTDQDGNGVASEQVRGPEPVADGVGSSKQNPPIDASPMAIDGPAVVRAEPERSNKLQEQQALHQKP